A DNA window from Streptomyces canus contains the following coding sequences:
- a CDS encoding holo-ACP synthase produces MSIIGVGIDVAEIERFAASLERTPGMARRLFLDSELTLPSGERRGVASLAARFAAKEALAKALGAPAGLHWTDAEVYVEDSGQPRLRVTGTVAARAAELGVRSWHVSLSHDAGIASAVVIAEG; encoded by the coding sequence ATGAGCATCATCGGGGTCGGTATCGACGTCGCCGAGATCGAGCGGTTCGCGGCGTCGCTGGAGCGTACGCCGGGGATGGCCCGGCGGCTGTTCCTGGACAGTGAGTTGACGCTGCCCAGCGGGGAGCGGCGGGGGGTCGCCTCGCTCGCCGCCCGGTTCGCCGCGAAGGAGGCCCTGGCCAAGGCGCTCGGGGCTCCGGCCGGGCTGCACTGGACCGATGCCGAGGTGTACGTCGAGGACAGCGGGCAGCCCCGGCTGCGGGTCACCGGGACCGTCGCCGCGCGGGCCGCCGAGCTCGGGGTCCGCTCGTGGCATGTGTCGCTCAGCCATGACGCCGGGATCGCGTCGGCCGTGGTGATCGCGGAGGGCTGA